In the genome of Epinephelus moara isolate mb chromosome 14, YSFRI_EMoa_1.0, whole genome shotgun sequence, the window gtctctcatccaccgccGCCAATATTATGTTATAAACAAGCACCGAGCACTTTCCAGCTAATAGCAAATTGTTACTAACaagctaaaacaacaacaactgttgATGTTAAGCTGTTTAACTCAGCTTGTCTCGTGTCTTAAAACTTACTGTgggtcatgtgacctgcaggcaGTGAATCTCCTCAGCAGCAaaaggaggagcagagaggacaggaggactgatactgactgatgtctgtgttctttattctttctaaacttcactcagtattgtgatgtcaggaatatgatttattttattgacatttttattttgtttcctggcctggctctcaacgaaaacgcagAAGGCGCTGCTGTATGTCCCgtgctggcggatgtattctcaagatggcgaaacgttatggaaccccccagacgactttctcgcacaatgtacaaacaaatccaaaattctcctttttacgagaataagtcagattattggtggaggtaataatacaccaatgatgacatatttatgaatgcagacatcagtTTTTGCCAATGAACAACTGGATGTTatacaatgtccctttaagtttaTGTTGTGACTgtgctgttttaatattactgttgctgctctagaaacaacatttagttataaaatattcagttttattcctgttgtgaatttattgtttttaaaaaataattccttGTAAATGTTACACTATTAGTTCTCTGAGAATCTTTCACATACTACCTAATCGAATCGGGACCCCTTGAATCAAAACCGAATCGATTCAGGGAATCAGTGGCGATACCCAGtaagtatctgtgagctgtaaattcactacCAGAaaagagaagataatgttatctcagagccttacGGTGCAAagtttcttctcctctgtgctgctgcgtCACGTCTGCACCAAAGAGTAGCACGACAGTCAAGGGAGCTCACTCAACAAAATCTAAGAaccaaaatgtccccagagGAACACTCCAAACCACACTAATTAGCAAAAAAACCTGCTTGACTTTaagcaatctcagtcgactgCGGGCTGAGAAGTCTCTGACTGACGATTCAAATCTGCAACTTTCAAGGGACAGCCCTAATGCCATTAAAAGTTTGTTGATCCAGCGGGGAGTAGGGCCTATTGGCTCAGGTtggcagaaggctaaactaaactagcaacattttctctccatttctgAAACACCCCTGATATTGACACacgtttatttcatttattgtcagactctcttttagacgTTGTCTTCCTGtcttgggttgctttgcagtgtaggcagttgttgccagtgctggaatagcaactatCTCTGTGGGATTCTCCATCACTGAATCAGGCTTTCTCCAAAGGAGCATGcatgcacatctgcatttgtagaacagccaataggaatgcccTCTTTCTGAAAtggcctgtgattggccaaagtctcctgtcacCTGAAACCAGAACCCAGAGCAGGTGCAGaggtctagttttctctcagtacAATTTCaatacaatatgctcaaaggttATTATGGGACTTTTGCCCAGTAACGCCAAAGAAAAACTGCCTACTCCAGCTTTAAAACATATGGAATAACtccattttgtattttgagGATTTCCATAATTTCCAAGTTTGATATCTCTGTGAATTTGTTCCTCCTATgatgtgtctgttttttgtgtCATGTTGATCTAAGACAGCTGAAGTGTCCTTTGTaaccttgttgttttttccttgaGATTATAAAGGCCATCATGCTGTTTCCCACCATCGAGCGCATGGCTCAGACTCCTCAGGGGAAGGTCATGACCCCTGTGTTGTGTCACTTGCGTTATGTGGCCTACCTGCCTctcttcctgctctctctgctgcctGAAGGACTCAAAGCCTGCTTAACCAAACTGGTGTTGGGTGTCATTCGCTCTATGGACCACACTGTAGTCCAGCCTACTGTAGGTCTACTGAGTGGAGACTGTGCAGGTTGGTTACGCTTTGCTTTTCATTGCTGTGATGCTTTTACTGTTCACTTTTTGTTTGGAATGTTAGTGCCCGCTGGATGTGTTGCTATACAGCTATAAACATAGAATGCCACCATTTATACAGACTACTGAGAAGTACACAGCTGCATGTTCTTTAGTCAGAAAAATGTTTGGCTAAAAAACACAGGTTCATAGCAAGCTGTCAGTTTTGCTGTTTGATTctcaacacatacatttttccacgatgagggttttttttttgtttgtttgttttttcaattttattaataaagcccaatatcacaaatcacagtttgcctcagagggctttacagcatccCTGTAGGTCCATgtaccattcattcatttgaatTTCAATTAAGAACGAAAAAACAATAtgtttattctgtgtttctgttttggttttgaaatggaaaaacGAAAGAACTAAGGGTACACGGGTCCAAATCTGTGTATGGTTCATTCTTTCATTATTccgtttcaaaacaaaataaaaaaaacaaaaacttaaatccgtttttctgttttgaaacaaaaaccaaaaaacacaaatacagataaacaaaaaaactgtgtttttctgttttggaaataaaaatggaaaaacccGACTTTGGTtttttgcagattcattttttcatttattgctTTGGACAAAAAGTTGACAGGTGACATCAGAGGCGGAAgtagcttcaaaataaaagacaggaagataaGATTGCCTAAAAAACTTATAAATATCCTATACAACGTTCCCATGtatcttttatttccacttaCACCTGATGTTTTGcgcattttgaaaagctgcctgCCATTGCTGTGAGgaactttttattcataaaaatagaaataaaatggtaTGATCACAAATTTTATGGCTACAGTAAAACTTGTTCAACCATAACGTTGCTGTTCAGAGGGAAATCGTCATGCATACTGTTCCCATGAAGGACGTATAGGGATTCCCTCAGaggttgtgttttaatattcattCGCTGAATTGTTTGCAATAAAGTAATCAAGGATATAATAAATTattgtgtgtgctgcgttgttACCGTTTATACTGGGTTTCTCCATAACGCATCGTTGTGTCAGTGAAGTTTCAAGCTGATGTTTGTCCTtttcaccagcagatggcagtaggcCTATGGATTTATTTGCTGTCAATGAAAGCCTGGTTTTCTCTTAGTTTCTNNNNNNNNNNNNNNNNNNNNNNNNNNNNNNNNNNNNNNNNNNNNNNNNNNNNNNNNNNNNNNNNNNNNNNNNNNNNNNNNNNNNNNNNNNNNNNNNNNNNNNNNNNNNNNNNNNNNNNNNNNNNNNNNNNNNNNNNNNNNNNNNNNNNNNNNNNNNNNNNNNNNNNNNNNNNNNNNNNNNNNNNNNNNNNNNNNNNNNNNNNNNNNNNNNNNNNNNNNNNNNNNNNNNNNNNNNNNNNNNNNNNNNNNNNNNNNNNNNNNNNNNNNNNNNNNNNNNNNNNNNNNNNNNNNNNNNNNNNNNNNNNNNNNNNNNNNNNNNNNNNNNNNNNNNNNNNNNNNNNNNNNNNNNNNNNNNNNNNNNNNNNNNNNNNNNNNNNNNNNNNNNNNNNNNNNNNNNNNNNNNNNNNNNNNNNNNNtatttctatttttatgaataaaaagttcCTCACAGCAATGGcaggcagcttttcaaaatgcgCAAAACATCAGGTGtaagtggaaataaaagataCATGGGAAAGTTTTATAGGATATTTATAAGTTTTATAGGCAATCTTATCTAAGTTACTTCCGCCTCTGATGTCACCGCCGTTCTACTTTTTATCTAAAACaattaatgaaaaaatgaatctgcaaaaaaacaaagtcgggtttttccatttttatttccaatttgtgttttttggtttttgtttcaaaacagaaaaacgtgaaaaacagatttaattttttttttttttattttgttttgaaacagAATAATGAAAGAACGACCCATACACAGATTCAGATCTCCCAGCATTCCCCAAATTTATCCAGATATCACaatgacaaaacaaagaaattaaaaacttgattttcacgttcttctttttttattttaaaacaaaaaaacaactacaaaacgTGTGATTTCTGTTGTTCTGTTGTCCCGATTTTCTGTTCTGGTtttaaaataggaaaaacaagatgtttattctgtttttctgttttggttttgaaaTGCCAAAACGAAAGAACAAAGGGTACATGGATTCACAGCATACATCATCcttctgtccttggaccctcacagcagataaagaaaaaatcCCATCcaaaaaatcctttaaaaacaCCTCTAAAAAATCTTTTCATCTACTCTGTAAAACATACTTTCCAGAGGTTTTAAACTGCAAGCCTGTGTCATTTAATATTTCTGTAATGTTTGAAGTAAAGCAACGACTAGACCAGTGTGATTTGTTTCTATTTGTAGCTAATGCTATGTATATGGGGGGTCAGGAAATGAAGAAagttctggaaagagacaacATGACCATTGAGAAAAATCTTGAAAAGGTAAGAAAAAGCCTACCCATACAGATGCAGCCACCTACAATTtactataataataattcacTGGACCTTttgctggcaacttttaaggtggaacgtttacttgtaatgcatgagttgatgatgtgaatccatcagcacaccttaaatttcaatacgacaactttgaccattccattagtttgCTCTCTCTttgatgacatacacttttagtaatgagtggatcttccagcgtttaaatatatgtattaattttggCAGGATAATGTGATCTGCATATATTCTaaccagatgttagcaggtatTAGTTGGTTTTTGCCAGTAGACTAGAGCTGTGTGCACGGTTCTACAGCAGACAAGCATGcctttgtgggggtttttttgttttgtttttttattggtttCACATTTGACAACATGTACAGGCCAGAAAATAGGTTAGTTAACAGTAGACAGCAAGGCCAGTAAAAATGTCACtatggttacttctttttatatatctcttaTCTTTCTTATTGGGTCTCTCTGTCAAATTTGGTGCAGACTTGTGGTGGCATGTCATTGCATCTTACCGAtttaaggggctaaaattacCAAGTTCACTTGGGTGTTTCCATCAGTGCTGATCAGAGCTAGAGCCAATAAAttcctgtgactactgcagagttatTTGACCCAGGAGTGAAATCTGATTAAAACGTTccccattacattaaaaagccataTGTCAACAGGTGTTAGTtggtgtttgtattttttttattatttttttattgatctAAATTTACATAGTGTAGCCTATATTTTTATGGGTTAAGCCAACCGGCAGTGTACAAAGTATTAAATATGAAATCCACTCTGGATTGGATGAATGGATCATTCTGCATAATAGTCTGTACATGTAATTTGTACATTATGTGCACTTAAGTTGGTTCAGTGCCATGTGAAGTGGCAGTGTGTTACAATAATGAGAACCCTCAAACAAATATCCGTTCAGGGCCCCCAGAAGTCTAGGGCCAGCTATGTTTTTAAGGGTTTACTTTGCAAGTGCAACATATGTTTCACTCTGCACATTTTACCTGAATTTATATCACATTGTATTTATGAGGAAGGCAACTGTATTGACAGTAAACACGTCAAACTATTGCCTTAGTTTTCATGCAGATCTGTTGAATAATGTCTCTCTTCGAGCTGTGACGGACAGGACAGAAGGTAGCTTAGTCATTAACTCCTCCAGCCTTCTCACTAAAGCTTCATGCATAAACACAATCTGTTTCAaggttttaaaaaacacttcagCATTATATCCTCATGACATGATCATCATGATACCATCATGgtgtaattataataatttcTGTGTGGGAAGCACAATTCTTCATAGCCGATACATTAAACATGATGAGAACAGCTGATCTCTCAGCTAATTTCAGGCGCAGTGAACCACTTCAGCTTGCATAGCCACTGCCCCACCTGGTGATGGATAACACATTGCTACTGGTTTTTACACATGACACTCAGGGGCGTATCAAGTCAGCCCCACGTTCACGAAGTCATCACAGGGGATCTTATTCCAGCCATGAGACAGCAAAGGACCCAGCAAGGTCCCAGCGTGGATCAACCACAGGTCTGCCTGGGCCCCATCACAGAGGAACAAGAAATTCTAGGTGGCTGCATCTGTATAATCATAATGTTAAGTTTCTCCACTTAATAGCTATTTGTGATTATTTGAAAACATAAAAGCCACATGAGACATAAAGACAGCATGCTTGCTTGATTTACCAGTTAATGGTTTATTTGAGCTGTTATTGTGTATTCAATCCAGAAATAGACTTCActatctgtgtgtttccattttcaGCTCATATTTTATTATGGAGCTACAGACCACTGGTGCCCTGTTCAATATTATCATGACATCAAGCAGGACTTTCCACGAGGAGATTTCAGACTGTGTGATAAAGGATTCCATCATGCCTTTGTCCTGGATGCAGGAAGAGAAGTAGCCAAAATGGTGTTTGAATGGATCAAAGGAGATTTGAGGACATGAGCTTCTTCTCTTTCCATCTACTCCTCTGACTGACATGAACAGGGATGACAACACTCAGACCAGgagtgtttgtttctttaatcTGCAGACATCATGGAATTGAAAGCTCAGTGCTGAAAAATAGCAGTTATtaattgaaatatatttttatggaTATAATGGCACTTTGTGGTCGATAATGTGGGGATTCATCTAATAGGCAGATTTATAATGTCCTGGGAAATTTTTGTAGAGTTGTTtaactatacatttttggaaagctTAGAGGCTGATGAACCTCAAAACCAATCTTTCTATTTTTTAAAGTCTCtgtggcagccatcttggacTTTCAAACTGGCAACCACCTATCAAGTTTAGTTTTTAGCTGGATCCCTCAGGATAAATCAATTTAGCTTCAACTTAACTTAGCCAATTAATTGTAGTGACATCAGATTTTTAATTTCGACTGTATACAATGATCTACAGTGATCTGTAGGATAATCGGAAATAGGAAAATGCAACTCTTGCAGAAATcttcaaatgtcaaaaacatttttttaccaaatcacagtgtgatttttctgtggtgttctTCAAGGCCTTGGTGTTTTATGTGGTATTTTGGAGGGATATTAAACTATTTTTATCAATTCatgaatggtaaaaaaaaaagaaaagaaagaaaaatagttACATTTTGCAccaaatctgtgtaacaaatggtaACAACccaggaaaaaaatcacagcaaCAATGTATAAGACATAATTGAACATGTGAATGGCCATCATATATACTTCCACCATAATGGTCTAAGCCCTTATACactttaaagtttcaacatttgAATAGGTgcctaacaaaaacaaaatgtttattacagatttaAGACTCAAACAACTTGAGACACTGTGCTTAGCAAGACGATATTTTTATGCAGGCATATCCTGTAAAACTTAACCATCATTGGTTTTTTGCTTGTAGGTCTTAGATTGGCCATAACTTGGTCCACAGCCAGCTGaaacaatcacctgaaaaaaacagACTGGCCAGTTATTGATACAGCCAAGATAAAATTCTGCCCCTGCTTTGTCGTCTGCAATCAAAAAGCAAGCATCACTGAATGATGGTGAATTCATTCAAATTtatggggcggctgtggctcaggaggctGAGCGGTCCTCCACTTCTATCGTTCAATCCCCAGCCTCTGCAGTCTAcggcctctagtttcccagcacggcgcagggtggcaaaccccgcgcagagctagtttcgagcagcgcaaacCGAGGtgtgctcagtttggtagtttggcagaccgaggtgcgctgagatgggtgtggtggctcagcagggggaggtgtcgacagatccagcttggcgcNtccctctcagccaaccagaaacagccacagcatcagatagggagcatatattcagcatctgtcatcttagaaaagtcaaaagaaaagaaacagagtgagactgtgagagagaaagagagagcgcttTCTCAGTGTATCCAGACAACactgatttacaattgtggtgacctcctcccaggctacctttgcatcatcagcccgcagaggtctgctcgcagttccgtatattcggacactgcgagcttggaccgaACCAaacccggaccaaaacatcagtttcctcctgagagaagtttggccgtctgacgctgctgctctcttctgccatggcgaattgagtaaactctcactATGCCTTCGCGCGGCACATttaagggagaggagaggggctcatttgattggtgtgatgtgtgtaaaacccactccacgccttctctcctccctctttccgacttgcgtaagtaggagggacggaggtgggaaggaggagtagctgcaccagCACGCACgatgtgccaaacttgcaaaattcgcctggccacacccgcctcgcccggtctgcgaaactagaggcctacatgtcaaagtgtccttgagcaaaatactgaaccccCATCAgcatatgagtgtgtgtgaatgatgaCTGTCGCAAAGCACTCCAAGTGGTTGCTAAGACTAGGAAAGgtctatccaccttatttttcacggaaacacggaggcaaaacacaacgcagccagcttccatttttttgtgcgacacttccggtccagcactcttaccactgtgtaaatgggaatcgacttgttgtttaccttgctgagtttagctatatatatgtatatatcacgTTTTTCACGtaactatatcaccgtttagactaatctgatgtttgtaaagtctataaacacaatgactaaACAAACATTANNNNNNNNNNNNNNNNNNNNNNNNNNNNNNNNNNNNNNNNNNNNNNNNNNNNNNNNNNNNNNNNNNNNNNNNNNNNNNNNNNNNNNNNNNNNNNNNNNNNNNNNNNNNNNNNNNNNNNNNNNNNNNNNNNNNNNNNNNNNNNNNNNNNNNNNNNNNNNNNNNNNNNNNNNNNNNNNNNNNNNNNNNNNNNNNNNNNNNNNNNNNNNNNNNNNNNNNNNNNNNNNNNNNNNNNNNNNNNNNNNNNNNNNNNNNNNNNNNNNNNNNNNNNNNNNNNNNNNNNNNNNNNNNNNNNNNNNNNNNNNNNNNNNNNNNNNNNNNNNNNNNNNNNNNNNNNNNNNNNNNNNNNNNNNNNNNNNNNNNNNNNNNNNNNNNNNNNNNNNNNNNNNNNNNNNNNNNNNNNNNNNNNNNNNNNNNNNNNNNNNNNNNNNNNNNNNNNNNNNNNNNNNNNNNNNNNNNNNNNNNNNNNNNNNNNNNNNNNNNNNNNNNNNNNNNNNNNNNNNNNNNNNNNNNNNNNNNNNNNNNNNNNNNNNNNNNNNNNNNNNNNNNNNNNNNNNNNNNNNNNNNNNNNttatctatataaaatacacagactaactaactgactgactgactgactgactaacataaacaactgaaaattgaaaaaaattagcttgcaccgttagctccggtaagggaaagcatgagggaaagcggctgaccagaagtcacgcacaaaaaaacggaagttgatcactatttacttccatgtttgaaaataaggtggatataaATGCAGTCATTAATTAATGCCAacaattaaagggatagtgcacccaaaaatgaaaattcagccattatctactcacccatatgccgacggaggccctggtgaagttttagagtcctcacattccttgcggagatcggcggggggggcagcggctagcacacctaatggcagacggcgccccagactaacgtccaagaacacaaaattgaatccacaaagtatctccatactgttcatccgtagtgatccaagtgctgcagccccgacataaaaagttgtttcgaaaaatgtcacatgaactctgtttttagcctcactgtagcctgtagctctgactgcttctctgtgctccgcgctcacgtgtaaCAAAAGTGAAATAATTTAACATAAGATAAAGCAATGGGGTGTGGATGTCAGTGAAATCAGTAGTGaaggtgtgtgcatgcatgggTGGAAGGTGTAGTGAGTTGAGAGTGAGAGATGTTTCAGATGTTGAGAGATGCctgaaaagaaaaccaaagaaACAACAGCAAAGGATGATGGCAAGAGACAGACTGCCAGCCAGGCCAGGCAGCAATATAGATCCTGGAAGCACCAGGCCCAGGTGATTCCAACTATCGTGATGACCCCGCCCACGTACctgcagctgacagagagggaaaCTTAAACAGAAGCAAAACATAAGACAGGCCAGCGGCCGTCACATTTGAAACATTATCAGATAGGGAATCTTAATGAGGAAGTGCTGAAACATATTAGAagtgaaacacagacagatacTTTAAAAACTAATGTGCTGAACAAGTAATGACATTTTGTGATTGACCTATGGGTAGCCTTCTTAAATGTCTTGGCAAGGCACTGAAACATCAATCAATCCAAACTGGTGGGAAATATTTCTGCACAAttacatctatgcagtgtttcactttatgtTGAAGTACGTGACCTCACACATCAAACTTGTGTGGAAAAGCAGAATACAGAAATCTGCCATGTAAAATAACCAAAAAGGTATTGAAGATGCTGattgagaaaatgttttcagggaCTGAAATGTCTTCAAAAGAAAAGTGTTGCGCTCAGCTTTTCTGAGATGTGTTGAAAAGGGAAGAATTAAGGGAGACTTACTGTAATACTAACACATTAGGACTTTAGAACCTGAGAgtgtatttttgacaacatcTCACTTGTCACAGGGCTTTGTATTGATTGAGCAATCTTGTCCTTTTGTTACAACATGATCTGTATgttttgatatttaaaaattgtttaattagTTTAAAGATGAACTTTTTCATGTTGTATTTGCAGGAGTTTGGAAGTATTTATTCCTTAACAATAAAAGTATGAACATTTCTGAATTTGTTATGGAAGTGCACTGCAttcactgaattaaaaaaaaaaagacagcttaTCTCATAATTGCAAGATAAGATCTCATAACTATGACATCCTGATCTAGACGGGTAAAGTTAGTTTGACAGCATATTTAATATTCACCGTCTTTTGTGGCTATCATCTTTAATAGCTCTGTATCAACGCCTCAGTTTCtcacaggtttttggatatgttgGAAAGCTAATTTAGGCAGGTATGTCACAGTTTTGTCAGCTCATAGTATTCAGAAATGATGATGCAGTTGACATGAAATGAATGTCTGTCCAATGCGCATGTGACTACAGGCGTAGTTAGGGACTGTCCTAAAGTGcaatacacacactgaaatggGTCATATTGCACtttagatacacacacacacacacacacacacacacacacatacatatatatatatatatatatataNNNNNNNNNNNNNNNNNNNNNNNNNNNNNNNNNNNNNNNNNNNNNNNNNNNNNNNNNNNNNNNNNNNNNNNNNNNNNNNNNNNNNNNNNNNNNNNNNNNNNNNNNNNNNNNNNNNNNNNNNNNNNNNNNNNNNNNNNNNNNNNNNNNNNNNNNNNNNNNNNNNNNNNNNNNNNNNNNNNNNNNNNNNNNNNNNNNNNNNNNNNNNNNNNNNNNNNNNNNNNNNNNNNNNNNNNNNNNNNNNNNNNNNNNNNNNNNNNNNNNNNNNNNNNNNNNNNNNNNNNNNNNNNNNNNNNNNNNNNNNNNNNNNNNNNNNNNNNNNNNNNNNNNNNNNNNNNNNNNNNNNNNNNNNNNNNNNNNNNNNNNNNNNNNNNNNNNNNNNNNNNNNNNNNNNNNNNNNNNNNNNNNNNNNNNNNNNNNNNNNNNNNNNNNNNNNNNNNNNNNNNNNNNNNNNNNNNNNNNNNNNNNNNNNNNNNNNNNNNNNNNNNNNNNNNNNNNNNNNNNNNNNNNNNNNNNNNNNNNNNNNNNNNNNNNNNNNNNNNNNNNNNNNNNNNNNNNNNNNNNNNNNNNNNNNNNNNNNNNNNNNNNNNNNNNNNNNNNNNNNNNNNNNNNNNNNNNNNNNNNNNNNNNNNNNNNNNNNNNNNNNNNNNNNNNNNNNNNNNNNNNNNNNNNNNNNNNNNNNNNNNNNNNNNNNNNNNNNNNNNNNNNNNNNNNNNNNNNNNNNNNNNNNNNNNNNNNNNNNNNNNNNNNNNNNNNNNNNNNNNNNNNNNNNNNNNNNNNNNNNNNNNNNNNNNNNNNNNNNNNNNNNNNNNNNNNNNNNNNNNNNNNNNNNNNNNNNNNNNNNNNNNNNNNNNNNNNNNNNNNNNNNNNNNNNNNNNNNNNNNNNNNNNNNNNNNNNNNNNNNNNNNNNNNNNNNNNNNNNNNNNNNNNNNNNNNNNNNNNNNNNNNNNNNNNNNNNNNNNNNNNNNNNNNNNNNNNNNNNNNNNNNNNNNNNNNNNNNNNNNNNNNNNNNNNNNNNNNNNNNNNNNNNNNNNNNNNNNNNNNNNNNNNNNNNNNNNNNNNNNNNNNNNNNNNNNNNNNNNNNNNNNNNNNNNNNNNNNNNNNNNNNNNNNNNNNNNNNNNNNNNNNNNNNNNNNNNNNNNNNNNNNNNNNNNNNNNNNNNNNNNNNNNNNNNNNNNNNNNNNNNNNNNNNNNNNNNNNNNNNNNNNNNNNNNNNNNNNNNNNNNNNNNNNNNNNNNNNNNNNNNNNNNNNNNNNNNNNNNNNNNNNNNNNNNNNNNNNNNNNNNNNNNNNNNNNNNNNNNNNNNNNNNNNNNNNNNNNNNNNNNNNNNNNNNNNNNNNNNNNNNNNNNNNNNNNNNNNNNNNNNNNNNNNNNNNNNNNNNNNNNNNNNNNNNNNNNNNNNNNNNNNNNNNNNNNNNNNNNNNNNNNNNNNNNNNNNNNNNNNNNNNNNNNNNNNNNNNNNNNNNNNNNNNNNNNNNNNNNNNNNNNNNNNNNNNNNNNNNNNNNNNN includes:
- the ldah gene encoding lipid droplet-associated hydrolase, coding for HAGNPGVVGFYRTFMQTLHSMFGYRHPVWAVSHAGHCAPPDSMDMVEDASSAVEGDVFGLNGQIEHKLAFLRKHVPRETSLVLVGHSIGCYIILDMMKRNPELKIIKAIMLFPTIERMAQTPQGKVMTPVLCHLRYVAYLPLFLLSLLPEGLKACLTKLVLGVIRSMDHTVVQPTVGLLSGDCAANAMYMGGQEMKKVLERDNMTIEKNLEKLIFYYGATDHWCPVQYYHDIKQDFPRGDFRLCDKGFHHAFVLDAGREVAKMVFEWIKGDLRT